The DNA region ATGGTTTTCTGGACAGCTGCTACACGCTGAAATGCCCTCTCAGACTCCAGAGCTCGAACTCGGAGTTTCAGATCACCTTGCTCCTATACATCATTAATAATATTGCTGAAATAAGGGATACGATCTAGAGGGAGCAAAACTAGATAAATTCATCTGTAGTATTttggaaagagagattgaTACCAATCGTTGGATTATTCCTGCCAGCTTTTCAACTCGGTCAGCTTGTCTGAATAAGTTGTAAAATGCACGGGACTGACGATCCAGTCTCTTTTTGAAGTCCTGGAAGATTCGAATAGCACATATTGAAGTGGTATGATAGCACTTTCACAcagtagaaaataaaaacagtAGGATAGGGACTTGCCTTCAAAACAACTTCAACACCAGCTTCACGAAACCTTAGCAGTTCCAATGCATAGCTACAAAGTAAAGCATGAAACCATAGTCAGACTCAGGGTATAACACAAAATCTATATGGAAAATTGTTGCATGGAAGGGATAAAGAAGCCTTTGTCGCACCCAGTTGAAACAGTCTAGCAATCCAGTATATTTCAGTATCCGTAGGATTGAATCAATAAGTAGTTACAGTAAATCCAAGCTTACGGTTTAGCAATCTCAGTGATGTCAAAATTAAAACGAAATAACATGAGAGTATACGAGCTAATAAgcatttatattatatatgacttttataattatgtTATCATACTTATAATAGTACAATCATGCATATGTTTTCCTAAACAAAATattgtatataaattaatgattttacTTGCAATACTATTGGGGATGATACGCGATTCTATTTCACTCCAAtcctaatttaattataaaatatcgATCTTCAAATATAATCGATTTATGACGTAAttaagtaatatttttaaaaattttatctaaattaaatgaaaattttatcaatCCTAACTAAGACACATAGTAGAATATTTGACTCTCAAACCAAATATAAATTAGGCATGTGTCTCAAATAAATTGGAATATGTTCTAAATGATGAacatataaaatgaaaattgaaatctcAAATTCCTTTTTTAAGAGAGATATTAGATTTCACTTTTTAAATTGCCATCCCTTTTatcattgaaatatttttgccATAAAAAAACTTCAAACATTTCCATTCCGTCTACCAATTTTGCCCCTCCATCGACTCTCTTAACGAAAATCCGACATTGCTACCTACGTGTAATAAACGGAgtctaaaataatatattctgAGAAAGGGGGTGTAGTGCAGTGGCTAATACCCTCACCCGGTAACCTAAAGGTTCCaggttcgattctcatcagtgAAACTACCTGTACccatttatttagattttctttccattttcttgTACTAGAATATGAGCTTCCtattataaccgaaaaaataatatattctaatCAGATATGTTCGAGTGACGTcgtttcattgttttctcttttattttcaatttctctTTCAGGAGACTAGCTcgagggaaaggaaaggagcAGATCGAAGGTGGCTCCCCCGCCGGCCATGTCCATCTCCAGTCGCCCTCCCCATCCGGTGAACAGCAATCGCTTCCATCGCTACGATCCTGGCCCGACCTCCGTCTCCTTCCTACCCAGCTCGATTGACTTTGAGCTTGTCCACAGTGGCTGCTCGCCTTTTCACTGCGAGTTCATTAATGCGTCCCCTCCTCCCGGTCATCTCCTCGCCGTCTCAAGAGAGCGCAGCACCTAGCAGCGTCTCCGATTCGGAGGTGCCGTCCTCCTCGCTCCGGTGGCCTATCCCTATTCGCCGCTGCTTGATCCCCTCGGGTGTCGCAAACCCATTCTTTTGCTTAGTAGTCCATCCAGTAAAACCAAAGACAGTCCATGCGAGGAAAATTAGTAGGTATTTCGAACTTGAACCCGAAAAAGTCATGGCGCATAAGGCTGGTTTGGTTGGACCTAGGGATGGACAACTGAAAGCAAGCTCTGATAGACGGGTTCCATAGGCCAATCATGGGTTGATGAAGTCATCGGCGATACAAATCAGACTGTAATAGCACCGACGTAGTCATATAGGTACTCATCCAGAAGTCTCATTCCTGATCTTCGACGAGTGAGCCACCGGTTGTCGTGGGGGATAGTGTGGATCTCCTACCGGCGGGTGAGGGTCTGAGGGAAGCAGCGCCTCGAGAGGACGAAGCAGGaattgaaccaaaaaaaaaaaaagatagagaaCATGCAAACGACGCCGTTTCAATCTTATCTGATtagaatatataattttatactcTGTTTATTACATGTGCCTAGCCAAGTCGGATTTCCGTTAAGAGAGTCGATGGAGGGGCAAAATTGGTGAACGGAATAGTAACATTTGGGGacaacaaaaatatttcaatggCAAAAGTGATGACAATTAAAAAAGTGACGAGTAACGGTGATACTCTACTCCTATATCACTATGGATTATGGtttaaattgaaatttcattttattgataattgttaaaaattcacaaacaTATCACATGATTTTGGATTATAATATAAGTTTCTGAAAGTTATATCAATATTGTCTTTCCTTATCATTATTTAAATCATCCTTTTCGACTAGCGGCGTAAACAAGCCGAGATATTCGTAAACTGTTTGAGCTCGGCTCAATGAAAGCTCGAATTTGGCTCGCTTTTATACAGCTCGAGCTTGGCTCGGCTCGAGTTTGCCAGTTAAATGAGTTGAGCCGAACTCAATGATATTCGATTCGTGAAGTTCGCAAACCTAAACgagctttttatttatttatatatattcttataagttataaatattattataagttatatatatatatatatatatacatattatgaGTTATTATAATAGTTCAATTCGAGCTCATCCCAATCTAAACCCAGGCGAGATCGAGCTCACGAGCCTTATACAAGTCAAGCTCTGCTGGCACAACGAGCCTATATGGGCCAAGCTGAGTCTTCGCTAAATACATCGAGCCAAGCCCAAGCTCAAAGAGTTAGGCTCACGCGAGCTTGCGGACTAGCGGTAAATGAGCCGAGACATTCGCGAATGGTTTGGGCTCGGCTCAATGAAAGCTCGAATTTGGCTTGCTTTTATAAAGCTCGAGCCCGGCTCGGCTGAGCTTACCAGTTAAACGAGTTGAGCCGAACTCAATGGTATTCGATTCGTGAAGTTCGCAAGCCTAAACgagctttttatttatttatttatttatatatatatatatatacctataagttatatattattataaatgatatatatatatatattatgagttATTACTATAGTTCAATCCAAGCTCATCCCAATATAAATCCAGGCGAGATTGAGCTCACGAGCCTTACACAAGTCGAGCTCTGCTAGCGCAGCGAGCCTATATGGGCCAAGCTGAGTCTTCGCTAAAtacaacgagccaagcccaaGCTCAAAGAGTTAGGCTCACGCGAGCTTGCGGACTAATAAACGAGCCACGCTCAAACCTAGTATATTCGGCTCAGCGCGACTTATTTATACCACTATTTTCGACCGCAACATAGCCGCGGCCACTTTTCCTAGTTCGAATTGATTCCTCGACAGTCGACAGTTTTGATTCTGAATGATTCGATTCACCTTCATGTGTCTGTTTGCCCTTCTGACTCAGCTCTTGTTCCACTCTCAGAAGTCAGAAGCTCTCTCAAGATCAGATCTTGAAGCTCCCAGGCATGAAGTCACTGAGCTTGAGAACCCTCTTTTCCACCTTGACGAAGACTTATTTCCCCGTCGGAGCTCATTCGAAGTTTCGTCCGCCGCTCAGGTTTGGCCTATCCATCTCGGGGATCCCGACCGATGAGGAGGCGGTCCGGGAGGAGGATGACAGCCCGAGGCCCGCCTTCGACTTCAAGGCCTACTTGGCGGGAAAGCTGGCATCGGTGAACGAGGCCCTGGACGGGGCGGTCCCCCTGCGGGATCCGCTCAGGATCCACGAGGCGATGCGATACTCCCTGCTCGCGGGCGGGAAGCGGGTCTGCCCCATCTTCTGCATTGCTGCCTGCGAGATCGTGGGCGGGGCCCAGCCCGTGGCGATGCCTGCCGCCTGCTCCCTCGAGATGATCCACACTATGTCCCTCATCCACGACGACCTCCCCTGTATGGACAACGATGACCTGCGTCGTGGTAAGCCCACCAACCACAAGGTATACTGGCCCTGCCATTTTGCAGGTGTTTGATGAAATTTCTAGGAGAATTGAGGGGCTATTTCCGTTTTGCTAAGCTTTTTGCAATTACAGGTATACGGGGAAGCTATTGCGGTTTTGGCTGGTGATGCCCTTTTAGCACTGGCATTTGAGCAGATCGCCGTCAAGACAGAAGGTGTGCCCCCAGCACGGATTGTCCGAGCAATCGGAGAACTCGCGAGATTGATTGGAGCAGAGGGCGTCGTAGCTGGCCAAGTGGCAGATGTAAGCTCCGAGGGGATGTCCAATGTAGGCTTGAAGGAGCTTGAGTTCATCCACTTAAAGAAGACCGCAGCCCTTCTTGAGGCCTCCGTCGTGCTCGGGGCGATCATGGGAGGTGGGTCCAACGATGAGGTTGAGAAATTGAGGAGCTTCGCCCGGAGCACCGGGTTGCTGTTCCAGGTGGTGGATGATATATTGGACGTGACAAAGTCGTCCCAGGAGCTTGGAAAAACTGCAGGGAAGGACTTAGTGGCTGGCAAGGTCACCTTCCCGAAATTGTTGGGGATCGAGAAGTCGAGGGAGTTTGCCAAGGAGTTGAATCAGAACGCCCAAGGACAGTTGGCGGGGTTCGATCCTAAAAAGGCAGCTCCACTGGTCGCTCTAGCAGATTACGTTGCCAGCAGGCAAAGCTGACTGTCTTATACAAATGAGTTGTTGGTGGTGTCGTTTCAAAGAGATCCACTGTGGATGACCAAGAAACGATTTGGAAAAGAAGGGAAGACGCATCGCGGGAGTGATCAATCGCATGGATTTGAGTTCGAGTCCTCTGTAGGTCGGCCTTGGCCATTGATTTCACCGGAAACAAGCAGTGGTGCTGATTACACTGTCTAGTGTAGCCGCTTTGTCAATTCATTGTTTGCAGTATTGTTCTTCACAAACCATTGTAGGCGGCATCTTATGTATGATCAAATCATGTTGCCACCGTAACAGTCACAAGACTGGCGGACGAACTAACCACCGTTTTACGTCGGTCTCCATGTTTCCTCCTCGGGATTTTGAAGCGCGTTATTCATTTAATATGATCATGCAAAATACTTCAATAGTTTTTACATCTTTGTTCGGAACGTTTCAGAGTTTGGAAATGTTACTTATTCCAATCCGTGCTTCAACTTTAGAAATGTTACTCTATCCCATCAGAATAATCAACTTAAACTAGACAAGGAGGCCGTGTTTATGCATGGGCTAAAATTGTAGGTTCTGGGAATAATTATTGATCAATAGTAAAAATGACAAAGGTAATAagttaaaaaggaaaattttagaTGCGAGTTTATACATGGaaaacgttttttttttttcccaatcattattttgttgttgtcGGATTTGTCTTTCacgaacaaaaaaatatatatatgcttaggGGCATTGAATCAGCAATTTAAACAGTAAACAAATAATTCAAGTAATAAACTCTACTCAATGTCATGCTCATTGAATGGCAGAAAGGTCGAAATCATTCGACCGTATTTCTCTATTCtcaactttcattttttcttgcTACCAAAGGgtgttctttcttcttcttttttttttttttttttttaagattctAGGTTGTTTTTCGAAAAGTTTCTAAGATAACTATTGAAAATAGTCATTTTTCAACTAAAGTAACTCCTCTAGAACTTTAAATGCCGCTACTTAAAATTCTCAGttcatatatatgtcttaTGATTTCCATTAGTGCGGTATATTTCCAACTTCTGTAACCAAGGTAGACAACCAATATTGAGACATTTGTCATATTTTTACTCGAAATGTCACACAATCAGAGACTGATTTCATCCTACATGGCATGTTATTATTTATTGTATGTAGATGTGTTCCATGTGGAGAATTGGCTAaggtttttaaaatatatatgtaaaaactATATCTCCACTTCCTTaataaaactatatatatatatatatatatatatatcaaaagaaAGCTCAACTTCATACGAAtcatttttttgggatttattgaaataaatattcaattatcctttcaagaaaagaaaagataaaatattcaaccttcttttttttctcggtgGAAAAATATTCAACCTTGATTCTTTATGGTATCGGACCTGAATGATTCAGGGAGGAGCTTTTACTTTGTGCACATGTATTCAAACTTGCTTGCTGTTTTGCTTGCGAATTCAAAACGCTCCCTATACTTTATGAAAGTTTGTCTAGTTATTGCATTTTGACAATGATGCTGATTATCGGTGAAAAATATGTGTGAGGGAATACCTTTTGCCTTGCCTCTAACAATGAAGCCACCATCCCCGCTTCTCATTTTATTATCACATCAAACTCCATCTCGACTCCTCCTCACTTCACGAAGCGGTACAACAGTCTCATTCGGAACCTCTCACGAGACTGAACGCAATCCGAGAAAGAGAAGCCAGTCTGTATCTTGCGCTGGACACCTGACTACATGGACAGGGTTTGCCAATACGCGGAGCTCACCGGGCTGAATTGAGATAACTCCGGCTCCACGACCCTCATGGGGCATTTGGGGAGTGTACATAAAGTACACGGAGCGAAATGAAAATAACCTTAAAATGTAATTCTTATGTTTCTGTATATTCTTGGCCTTGGTATTAAACGACAGTGACGTACTTTTCTACTTCTAGTATTCCTCCACGTCCTTGATGTCTGTCCGAAAGGGAGTTGTTGCTTCGTTGAGGAAATACAGAGAAGACAAGGGAGAAAATTCAGCGGCTGCAGCAGCATTTTATCATTAACGAGTATTCTAGAGCAAAGTGTTGACTTGACTCTGCTGCCCATCCTCAATCCCATCTTCCAACCCTCAAATTTCATCTCGCTGCGTACCAATTCTTGCTCCATTTTGCTTCATCGAGAAACTTGAGCCGCCTTCGCTTGCCCTCCGAGGACGACGGAAACGAGAAACTCACAGGATCTCTGCGATTTCAGCTGAATCTCAGGTACCCGGAAGCTCATTTCATCCAGACCCAGACAAAGTTTTGCTCCTTAATCTGCCCGATTTCATCCCTGCCTGCTTCAACTCTCATTCCCCTTGCTGTTGATTTCTTGATACTGCTGCTTTTGGTGCCCATTCGGATCTGTGGCCTTGTTGTTGTCAGTTGATTCCTTATAATTCGGTCCTTGCTTCCCCAAGTGAGGAAACCCCCTTAAGACTTCTGTGTTGACTTGATTTAGTTGGCAGAGACAAGgtttctctttcttggttggAGAGCTTCTTAAGGTTTTGAACTGGCTGCCCTTCGAATGGTTTTTCAGAAAATGAAATTTGAGCCGCAATACTTCTCAATTTCGGCCCATGATTTGATAAGGTGCTTCCGCTCTGCATTTTCTTGATGCATTCTTAGTAAGCACAAAGGTTTCATTCTGGACAGGGAAGAGCATATTCCAATCGTTAAACATCCGGAGACAGTTTTACAGTTTTGATCTTCCTGTCTTGTCAGTATAGGCAAATCCCCTGAAATTTTCAAGCTCCATTACATTGACCAGAATTCATTCGATCAGTACCGGGAGGgaggaagagagggggaaCATTTTGAGGGTTTACTTTGGTAGCCAGTCCAAGTTAGGTGCTTAAGACAATGGGGGGAAGATGTAGCAAGCCTAGAGGCGGGGATGACGGATCTGTAACCCCTAACCTGGCTGATCTTGCCCAATATGAGACTGCTTGTGGGGCCGATCCTCGGCTCACAAACTTTGACACTGCTCTCCATAGGACAGCAAATCGGGTGATCAGCACGCTCGCAGTCGACGTGGGCCGTCAATCCCTGTCCTTCACCTCGCTACAGGAAGTGACAAATAGCCAGCTTGAACTGAACCAGCATGTGGTTCGGCTACTACTTGAATGCCAAGACGATATGTGGGACGACAAGGACCTTTCTGGCCTCATAAATGATTACTTTGAGACAAGCAACCAGGCATCAAGATTCTGCAATGTCCTTGACAAGTGCCTCGCTCGGGCTCGGGACAGCCAGCTGATACTCCAGTTCGCAGTGAGTCATTTtgaggcggaggaggaggaggaggaggaggagaagagggaGAAAGAATGCGAAGTTGGTCTTGAAGGGACAAAGTATGCTAAGACATTGAGAGAGCTTGAGAAGTTTAAGGCGGCTGGGGACCCATTCACTGCTGACTTCTTTGAGCTTCTGCAGTCAGTGTCAGACCGGCAATTTGGGCTGCTGAAGAAGCTTAGGGACcggaaaaagaaagtggagaaAAAATTGAAGTCTTCTGAGACATGGAGGAGGGTATCGAACGCTCTATTTGTGGCTGCATTTGTCTCGGCCCTAATCTTCTCGGTTGTGGCAGCAGCAGTGGCAGCTCCGCCAGTTGTGACAGCTCTCGCAGGCGTGCTTACAGTGCCAATCGGTTCAGTGGGGAAGTGGGTTGACTCTCTATGGAAGAAGTACCAGAAGGAGCTGAAGGGGCAGAAAGAGTTGCTCGGTCTTATGGGTGGTTCCACTAGAATAGCAGTCCTTGAAGTGCAAACTATTCAGGTGCTCgtggataaatttga from Punica granatum isolate Tunisia-2019 chromosome 3, ASM765513v2, whole genome shotgun sequence includes:
- the LOC116198621 gene encoding geranylgeranyl pyrophosphate synthase, chloroplastic-like, which codes for MKSLSLRTLFSTLTKTYFPVGAHSKFRPPLRFGLSISGIPTDEEAVREEDDSPRPAFDFKAYLAGKLASVNEALDGAVPLRDPLRIHEAMRYSLLAGGKRVCPIFCIAACEIVGGAQPVAMPAACSLEMIHTMSLIHDDLPCMDNDDLRRGKPTNHKVYGEAIAVLAGDALLALAFEQIAVKTEGVPPARIVRAIGELARLIGAEGVVAGQVADVSSEGMSNVGLKELEFIHLKKTAALLEASVVLGAIMGGGSNDEVEKLRSFARSTGLLFQVVDDILDVTKSSQELGKTAGKDLVAGKVTFPKLLGIEKSREFAKELNQNAQGQLAGFDPKKAAPLVALADYVASRQS
- the LOC116200322 gene encoding protein ACTIVITY OF BC1 COMPLEX KINASE 8, chloroplastic-like, with protein sequence MLFRFNFDITEIAKPYALELLRFREAGVEVVLKDFKKRLDRQSRAFYNLFRQADRVEKLAGIIQRLEQGDLKLRVRALESERAFQRVAAVQKTIGNAVAAGSLVNLATILYLNSIRMPAMIAYAVCTFFGLQVLVGIIKVKKLDQRERLITGTA
- the LOC116201085 gene encoding UPF0496 protein 1-like, producing MGGRCSKPRGGDDGSVTPNLADLAQYETACGADPRLTNFDTALHRTANRVISTLAVDVGRQSLSFTSLQEVTNSQLELNQHVVRLLLECQDDMWDDKDLSGLINDYFETSNQASRFCNVLDKCLARARDSQLILQFAVSHFEAEEEEEEEEKREKECEVGLEGTKYAKTLRELEKFKAAGDPFTADFFELLQSVSDRQFGLLKKLRDRKKKVEKKLKSSETWRRVSNALFVAAFVSALIFSVVAAAVAAPPVVTALAGVLTVPIGSVGKWVDSLWKKYQKELKGQKELLGLMGGSTRIAVLEVQTIQVLVDKFENKIESLMQNAEFAFGGDEALRLAVGEIKGGIEGFMKAVEDLREQSHTCSKDIGMARIILSQKLLSRSNGD